From one Thermoanaerobacterales bacterium genomic stretch:
- a CDS encoding DUF512 domain-containing protein, with the protein MAKGVKRGDGERRSVHGEGLTVGAVAPGSIAEELGVAAGDRICAVDGRPLADVIDYRFALAGEHLEILVRRQDGEEWLLEIDKDYDEDLGLTFAEPFGRLRRCANRCIFCFLDQMPPGLRPSLYVNDDDYRLSFWEGNFTTLTNAGPRDLARIAAQRLSPLYVSVHATDPALRRRMLGHPRAGKILDQLAFLKRHGIALHTQIVLCPGINDGPALEQTVRDLGTLAPAVQSIAIVPVGLTRFREGLFPLRRFTSEEALGIIASVERRQKEFEHRYGTPLVFAADEFYLLAGKPVPAPAVYGDFPQLENGIGLVRCFLNEAGEALAARLRLQGYSSAVAVTGTLAFDLIHDFAYRLREAGGPRLTVIPVENTFFGPGVTVAGLLTARDVVHALDGLSRREPVILPAAMFNETGLTLDDRTAADIAEDLGVPVHLAGSPRELLQLFGETR; encoded by the coding sequence ATGGCTAAGGGAGTCAAGAGAGGGGACGGGGAGAGAAGGAGCGTGCATGGCGAGGGTTTGACCGTTGGCGCCGTTGCACCCGGAAGCATTGCCGAAGAACTGGGAGTTGCGGCGGGGGACAGGATCTGCGCCGTTGACGGCCGGCCGCTTGCGGATGTTATCGACTATCGTTTCGCGTTGGCCGGCGAACACCTTGAAATCCTGGTGCGCAGGCAGGACGGGGAGGAGTGGCTCCTCGAAATCGACAAGGATTACGATGAGGACCTGGGTCTGACCTTCGCCGAGCCCTTCGGCCGCCTGCGACGGTGCGCCAACCGCTGCATTTTCTGCTTCCTGGACCAGATGCCGCCCGGTTTGCGGCCCAGCCTCTATGTGAACGATGACGATTACCGCCTGTCCTTCTGGGAAGGCAACTTCACCACGCTGACCAACGCCGGGCCCCGCGACCTTGCACGCATCGCTGCCCAGAGGCTCAGCCCCCTTTATGTGTCGGTTCATGCTACCGACCCGGCCCTGCGCCGCCGGATGCTGGGACATCCCCGTGCCGGGAAGATACTCGACCAGTTGGCCTTTCTAAAAAGGCATGGCATAGCTCTTCACACCCAGATCGTCCTTTGCCCGGGCATCAATGACGGACCCGCGCTGGAGCAAACCGTACGCGACCTGGGCACACTCGCCCCGGCGGTGCAGAGCATCGCCATCGTGCCGGTGGGACTGACCCGGTTCCGCGAAGGTCTCTTTCCGCTCCGGCGGTTCACATCGGAAGAAGCCCTCGGGATTATTGCGTCGGTGGAGCGGAGGCAGAAAGAGTTCGAGCACCGTTACGGTACGCCCCTGGTCTTCGCCGCCGATGAGTTCTACTTGCTGGCGGGAAAGCCCGTGCCGGCGCCCGCCGTCTACGGAGATTTTCCCCAGTTAGAAAACGGCATCGGACTGGTCCGCTGCTTTCTCAACGAAGCCGGGGAGGCCCTGGCCGCGAGGCTCCGGCTCCAGGGGTATTCCTCGGCCGTTGCCGTCACCGGCACGCTGGCCTTTGACCTGATACATGACTTCGCGTACCGTCTGCGGGAAGCCGGTGGCCCGCGGCTCACCGTCATCCCCGTGGAAAATACCTTCTTCGGCCCCGGGGTCACCGTGGCCGGGCTCCTGACCGCCCGGGACGTCGTGCATGCGCTGGACGGCTTATCCCGCAGGGAACCGGTCATCCTTCCGGCAGCGATGTTTAACGAAACAGGCTTGACTCTGGACGACCGCACGGCAGCCGATATTGCAGAAGACCTGG
- a CDS encoding DUF3189 family protein — MKVLYHCYGGTHSSVLAAAIHTGHCSPDRPPTRDELETLPLFDKRAGADYGRARFYGPDAQGHEVWVIGRLKYASTPDRVFGAMARLFPESGEQVVVNVTHALNWQMRFGGFVSRALHFTVLGRPFIAWGARRAYPEILALVARTKGELKALEDRLH, encoded by the coding sequence GTGAAAGTTCTTTACCACTGTTACGGCGGCACCCATTCCTCGGTCCTGGCGGCCGCCATCCACACCGGCCACTGCAGCCCCGACCGCCCGCCGACCCGCGATGAACTTGAGACCCTGCCCCTTTTTGACAAGCGGGCAGGAGCTGACTACGGCAGGGCCAGGTTCTACGGACCGGACGCCCAGGGGCACGAGGTCTGGGTGATCGGCCGCCTCAAGTACGCCTCAACCCCGGACAGGGTCTTCGGCGCCATGGCCCGGCTTTTCCCGGAGTCCGGGGAGCAGGTGGTGGTCAACGTCACCCACGCCCTGAACTGGCAAATGCGTTTCGGAGGCTTTGTGTCCCGCGCCCTCCACTTTACGGTACTCGGGCGCCCTTTCATCGCCTGGGGGGCACGCCGGGCGTACCCGGAGATCCTGGCCTTGGTAGCCCGTACCAAAGGAGAACTAAAAGCGCTTGAAGATCGTCTTCATTGA
- a CDS encoding stage II sporulation protein P — protein MNNKAKLGLLIGFLAVAAMALTAYQKAPGLLPAWAPAWAPPGLGRSLDEMKAGEYSTVLDDKGAVVTKLGRHVKAGNEIINSRGEHYRITRVRGNIAEAEMLGVDRDLLAWYEYFDQYAVPAANSGANTGRIAVYHSHSDESYIPTDGKASIPGNGGIYHVGASLTNALQGRRVPVLHSLARHDPHDAQAYMRSRKTAVQLLKQSPAALIDVHRDGVPDPDFYRRTISGRDAAQLRLVIGSQNPNMNANKDFARRLMAFANKTHPGLVKEIFIGSGNYNQDLMPTAILVESGTYTLSRQRAQEGVALLADAIPTVLGVGTAPRAPTTTRNWGSLAWIIVLTIVAAGAFLVISSGGWSQARSKFGQFFGKEFGLRLRTGSRGGGREGER, from the coding sequence ATGAATAACAAGGCTAAACTCGGCCTGCTAATCGGCTTTCTCGCCGTGGCCGCCATGGCCCTCACCGCCTACCAGAAGGCCCCCGGCCTGCTGCCGGCCTGGGCACCGGCATGGGCACCCCCGGGGCTGGGGCGCAGCCTTGATGAAATGAAGGCCGGGGAATACTCCACGGTCCTGGATGACAAGGGGGCCGTCGTCACCAAACTCGGACGGCACGTCAAGGCCGGTAACGAAATCATCAACAGCCGGGGGGAGCACTACCGGATTACAAGGGTCCGGGGCAACATCGCCGAGGCCGAGATGCTGGGCGTGGACAGGGACCTCCTGGCATGGTATGAGTACTTTGACCAGTACGCTGTGCCGGCTGCCAATTCCGGGGCGAACACCGGACGTATCGCGGTTTATCACTCCCACAGCGACGAGTCCTATATACCCACGGACGGAAAGGCGTCCATTCCGGGGAACGGCGGCATCTACCACGTCGGCGCGAGCCTCACAAACGCGCTGCAGGGCCGGCGCGTACCGGTGCTCCATAGCCTGGCGCGGCATGACCCGCACGACGCGCAGGCCTACATGCGTTCGCGGAAGACCGCCGTCCAGCTCCTGAAGCAGAGCCCGGCGGCCCTGATCGACGTGCACCGCGACGGAGTGCCCGACCCCGACTTCTACCGGCGCACCATCAGCGGGCGGGATGCAGCCCAGCTACGTCTGGTCATCGGCAGTCAGAACCCCAACATGAACGCCAACAAAGACTTTGCCCGGCGGCTGATGGCCTTCGCGAACAAGACCCACCCCGGGCTCGTGAAGGAGATCTTCATCGGGTCGGGCAACTACAACCAGGACCTGATGCCCACGGCCATCCTCGTGGAATCCGGAACTTACACCCTCAGCCGGCAAAGAGCCCAGGAGGGCGTCGCTCTTCTGGCGGATGCCATCCCCACCGTACTTGGGGTCGGGACCGCGCCGCGCGCCCCGACCACGACCCGTAACTGGGGCAGTCTGGCCTGGATCATCGTCCTGACCATTGTCGCCGCGGGTGCTTTCCTGGTGATCAGCTCCGGCGGGTGGTCCCAGGCACGCTCCAAGTTCGGCCAGTTCTTCGGCAAGGAGTTCGGGCTGCGCCTGCGCACCGGCTCGCGCGGAGGCGGCCGGGAGGGTGAGCGTTAA
- a CDS encoding DUF1614 domain-containing protein — protein MGRLPVGIILLILISVLIYLGLAHRVLDRMRLTDRAALGILAAMVIGSLIDIPIPVGRNTLALNVGGGLVPVGLAVYLLGRADEARERTRALLGALAVGVVVYVIGSYVMTGLPEPAGRYDYVDVLYLYPIVAAVIAYIAGRSRRGAFVAATLGVLLADIFHWIRLAGSAVPGTVHIGGAGAFDVIVVSGILAVLLAETVGEIRERLQGGPVREGRDQATLEALSTPEAKGGREDE, from the coding sequence ATGGGTAGGCTTCCTGTCGGCATTATTCTGCTGATCCTGATCTCCGTGTTGATTTACCTTGGCCTGGCCCACCGTGTCCTGGACCGTATGCGTTTGACCGACCGGGCGGCGCTCGGCATCCTCGCCGCCATGGTCATCGGCAGCCTCATCGACATCCCGATTCCCGTCGGCCGTAATACGCTGGCCCTCAACGTCGGCGGCGGCCTGGTGCCCGTGGGGCTGGCGGTCTACCTTCTGGGCCGGGCCGATGAGGCCCGGGAGCGGACGCGCGCTTTACTCGGAGCCCTGGCCGTCGGGGTGGTCGTCTACGTCATCGGCAGTTACGTAATGACCGGCCTGCCCGAACCGGCGGGACGCTACGATTATGTAGACGTTCTCTACCTGTACCCGATCGTAGCGGCTGTTATCGCCTACATCGCCGGCCGCTCGCGGCGCGGCGCTTTTGTCGCCGCCACCCTCGGCGTCCTGCTGGCGGACATCTTCCACTGGATCCGGCTTGCCGGATCAGCCGTTCCTGGAACCGTCCACATCGGCGGCGCCGGGGCCTTTGACGTGATTGTGGTTTCCGGCATCCTGGCCGTTCTCCTGGCCGAGACCGTCGGCGAAATCCGTGAGCGCCTGCAGGGCGGTCCCGTGCGCGAAGGCCGGGACCAGGCCACGCTGGAGGCCCTTTCCACCCCCGAGGCAAAGGGAGGTCGTGAAGATGAATAA
- a CDS encoding bifunctional 4-hydroxy-3-methylbut-2-enyl diphosphate reductase/30S ribosomal protein S1, translating into MEVKLAAKAGFCFGVRRAIDLALKTAREEQGPIYSLGPLIHNPQVVGFLAEQGIRVIEDIRAVPSGTLIIRSHGVGPTVLAEAQNLGFKVVDATCPFVKRAQRLAHDLTNQGYQVVVVGDKEHPEVRGIVGWTGGQAIVVENPGEAGRLPALPRVGVVAQTTQPQDNFEAVVRVLEEKMGEVTVSNTICNAVAERQQAVLELAREVQLMVVVGGADSANTRKLTNLCRQTGTPTYQIETADQLDHDWFRGVRVAGLTAGASTPDWIIEEVERRMSGMEEMANPEAEMQAMQVRPLRSGDVVKGTVVDIGQDEVMVDVGAKSEGVIPIRELSCYDVTSPQEVVKVGDEIDVWVVKAEDNEGRIILSKNRADAVKAWERLDEAFRNEEPVTGVVREMVKGGLLVDLGVRAFLPASQVERGFVEDLSQYVGREITAKVIELNRGRKKVILSRKQVLEEEYAAKRQHTLETIKEGDVVHGVVRRLTQFGAFVDIGGLDGLLHISEIAWHRINHPSEALRVGDEIDVLVLRVDRENEKVSLSLKQVLPNPWDTVAERYPVGAIVPARVVRLVPFGAFVELEPGVEGLVHISHMADWHVAKPEDVVQEDQEINVKVLSVDQENRRIRLSLREAGGVTAGDEEGPPPAAAGHEERGEVTLGDVFGEMFEKEKDE; encoded by the coding sequence GTGGAGGTCAAACTGGCCGCCAAGGCTGGTTTCTGTTTCGGCGTTCGCCGGGCGATTGACCTGGCCCTTAAGACGGCCAGGGAGGAGCAGGGCCCGATCTATTCCCTGGGACCCCTGATCCATAACCCCCAGGTGGTCGGCTTTTTAGCCGAACAAGGGATCAGGGTTATCGAGGATATCCGGGCCGTGCCCAGTGGAACGCTCATCATCCGCTCACACGGTGTAGGCCCGACCGTGCTGGCGGAGGCCCAAAACTTAGGTTTCAAGGTTGTGGACGCCACCTGCCCGTTTGTGAAGCGGGCCCAGCGGCTGGCCCATGATCTTACGAACCAGGGTTATCAGGTCGTTGTGGTCGGCGACAAGGAACACCCGGAGGTTCGGGGAATCGTGGGCTGGACGGGCGGCCAGGCCATAGTGGTGGAAAACCCCGGGGAAGCCGGTCGACTTCCGGCGTTGCCCCGGGTCGGCGTAGTGGCCCAGACCACCCAGCCCCAAGACAACTTCGAGGCGGTGGTCCGGGTCCTGGAGGAGAAGATGGGGGAGGTCACAGTCTCCAATACCATCTGCAATGCCGTTGCCGAACGCCAACAGGCCGTGCTGGAACTGGCCCGCGAGGTGCAGTTGATGGTTGTGGTTGGGGGGGCTGACAGCGCCAACACCCGCAAGTTGACTAATCTCTGCCGGCAAACGGGGACTCCGACCTATCAGATCGAAACAGCGGATCAGCTGGATCACGATTGGTTTCGGGGCGTCCGGGTGGCCGGCTTGACGGCAGGAGCTTCCACGCCTGACTGGATTATCGAGGAGGTAGAAAGGCGGATGAGTGGGATGGAAGAAATGGCGAACCCCGAAGCCGAAATGCAGGCGATGCAGGTTCGTCCGCTCAGGAGCGGTGATGTGGTGAAGGGCACGGTCGTGGACATCGGCCAGGATGAAGTCATGGTCGACGTCGGCGCCAAGTCCGAGGGGGTCATTCCAATACGCGAGTTGTCCTGCTATGATGTCACCTCCCCCCAGGAAGTGGTCAAGGTGGGGGATGAAATAGATGTCTGGGTGGTCAAGGCCGAGGACAATGAAGGGCGAATCATCCTCTCCAAGAACCGTGCCGATGCGGTCAAGGCGTGGGAAAGACTCGATGAGGCGTTCCGCAACGAAGAGCCTGTGACCGGCGTCGTCCGCGAGATGGTCAAAGGCGGCCTCCTTGTAGATCTGGGAGTACGGGCTTTTCTCCCCGCATCGCAGGTGGAGAGAGGCTTTGTCGAGGACCTTTCGCAGTACGTGGGCAGGGAGATTACGGCCAAGGTTATCGAGCTTAACCGGGGGCGCAAAAAGGTAATTCTTTCCCGGAAGCAGGTCCTGGAAGAGGAATACGCCGCGAAGCGTCAGCACACCCTGGAAACCATCAAGGAGGGTGACGTTGTACACGGCGTAGTAAGACGTTTGACCCAGTTCGGGGCTTTCGTCGATATTGGCGGTCTTGACGGCCTCCTCCATATCTCCGAGATCGCCTGGCACCGGATCAACCACCCCTCGGAGGCCCTTAGAGTCGGGGACGAGATCGACGTCCTTGTCCTGCGGGTGGACCGGGAGAACGAGAAGGTCTCCCTAAGCCTGAAACAGGTCCTGCCGAACCCTTGGGATACCGTTGCCGAGCGTTATCCGGTGGGCGCCATCGTCCCGGCCCGCGTAGTGCGCCTGGTGCCCTTCGGTGCCTTTGTTGAACTTGAACCCGGCGTCGAAGGGCTGGTCCACATCTCCCACATGGCCGACTGGCATGTCGCCAAACCCGAGGATGTCGTGCAGGAGGACCAGGAAATCAACGTCAAAGTCCTGAGCGTGGACCAGGAGAACCGGCGGATCCGCCTCTCACTGCGAGAGGCCGGCGGTGTCACGGCAGGCGACGAAGAAGGCCCGCCGCCGGCCGCCGCCGGGCACGAGGAGCGCGGCGAGGTCACCCTCGGCGATGTCTTTGGAGAGATGTTCGAAAAGGAAAAGGACGAATAG
- a CDS encoding lysophospholipid acyltransferase family protein has translation MFYWFARWLCKIALVTLRRWEVRGVENIPAEGPLIVTANHVSYWDPVVVGCALSRQVFFMAKAELFRFPVFASILRWLGAFPVHRHRPDRQALQRTRQELEKGHVLGVFPEGTRSKTDTFLKPHLGAALLAVKYGVPVLPVALQGTRGLCGKVRVRIGEPLRFAGEGGEKPSKERLEAVAQEIMERIGALLKGLR, from the coding sequence ATGTTTTATTGGTTTGCCCGGTGGCTGTGCAAGATCGCCCTGGTCACGTTGCGTCGCTGGGAGGTCAGAGGGGTGGAAAACATCCCCGCCGAAGGACCTTTAATCGTAACGGCCAATCACGTCAGCTACTGGGACCCGGTGGTGGTGGGCTGTGCCCTTTCCCGCCAGGTCTTCTTTATGGCAAAGGCAGAGTTGTTTCGCTTTCCGGTTTTTGCGAGCATACTCCGATGGCTTGGAGCCTTTCCGGTGCATCGTCACCGTCCGGACCGCCAGGCCCTTCAACGAACCCGGCAGGAACTGGAAAAGGGGCACGTTCTGGGCGTGTTCCCGGAAGGCACGCGCAGCAAGACCGACACCTTCCTGAAGCCCCACCTGGGCGCGGCCCTGTTGGCCGTTAAATACGGGGTGCCCGTGCTTCCCGTGGCCTTGCAAGGCACGCGGGGGCTGTGCGGAAAGGTACGCGTCCGTATCGGGGAACCCTTGCGCTTTGCCGGGGAAGGAGGCGAGAAGCCCTCCAAGGAGCGCCTTGAAGCCGTGGCCCAGGAGATTATGGAACGCATAGGCGCCCTCTTGAAGGGTTTGAGGTGA
- the cmk gene encoding (d)CMP kinase: protein MKDVVAIDGPAGAGKSTVARLVAREIGYRYVDTGAMYRALTLLALRKGIPCDAEDLVAELAARARIIMNGDGPVPSVILDGEDVGTAIRQPEVSRHVSLVARIPAVRERLTELQRRMAAAGRVVMEGRDIGTVVLPHAEHKFFITASAEERARRRQRELAAAGRQCDLDVLAREIARRDFIDSTREVAPLRPAPDALVIDTTERTIDQVVEMIVREVRGK, encoded by the coding sequence ATGAAGGATGTCGTGGCCATCGACGGTCCGGCGGGCGCCGGAAAGAGTACGGTGGCACGCCTGGTAGCCCGGGAAATCGGCTACCGTTACGTGGACACCGGGGCGATGTACCGCGCCCTGACGCTTCTAGCCCTGCGCAAAGGGATACCGTGTGACGCCGAAGATCTGGTGGCGGAGCTTGCCGCACGCGCCAGGATCATTATGAACGGGGACGGTCCTGTTCCGTCTGTTATTCTGGACGGTGAGGACGTCGGCACCGCCATCCGGCAACCGGAGGTTTCGCGCCACGTCTCCCTGGTGGCCCGCATACCTGCCGTCCGGGAGCGGCTGACCGAACTCCAGCGGCGGATGGCCGCCGCCGGCCGCGTGGTAATGGAAGGGCGTGACATCGGCACCGTCGTTCTGCCGCACGCCGAACACAAGTTCTTCATAACCGCATCCGCCGAGGAGCGTGCCCGCCGCCGGCAGCGGGAACTGGCCGCCGCCGGGCGGCAATGCGACCTGGACGTGCTGGCGCGCGAAATCGCCCGGCGCGACTTTATCGACAGCACGCGCGAGGTAGCGCCGCTCAGGCCTGCACCGGACGCCCTCGTGATCGATACCACCGAACGGACCATCGATCAGGTGGTAGAGATGATCGTGCGGGAGGTCCGGGGCAAGTAA
- the aroA gene encoding 3-phosphoshikimate 1-carboxyvinyltransferase, translating to MEVHQAHGLRGTIEVPGDKSISHRSAILGALAKGDTTITNFLPGADCLATLACLRALGVAIEGPDRANRVTVHGHGPESLVEPEDVLNAVNSGTTFRLLAGVLAGSPFFSVLTGDASLRRRPMARIVRPLSEMGAAIHGRQNDRLPPLAIRGGRLQGIDHTLPVASAQVKSAILLAGLFAHGTTSVTEPAPSRDHTERMLAGFGADIQKEGLTTVIRPGPSLSGREIKVPGDISSAAFWLVAATLVPESDILIREVGINPTRDGIIKVLQRMGANLEVIPRDPAASEPVADLHVTSARLRGVEIGGDLIPSLIDEIPVLALAAALAKGRTVIRGAAELKVKESNRLATTAAELRRFGARVEERPDGLVIEGVPQLHGAAARSHGDHRIAMTVLIAGLAARGTTTLDDAACIDVSFPGFTGLLKTVAAQNSL from the coding sequence TTGGAAGTCCATCAGGCCCACGGCCTGCGCGGCACCATCGAGGTACCCGGGGACAAATCCATCTCCCACCGTTCGGCCATCCTCGGCGCCCTCGCCAAAGGCGATACGACCATCACCAATTTTCTCCCCGGTGCCGATTGTCTGGCAACCCTGGCATGCCTGCGCGCCCTTGGCGTCGCCATCGAGGGGCCGGATAGAGCTAACCGCGTCACCGTTCACGGGCACGGACCGGAATCGCTGGTCGAGCCGGAAGACGTCCTGAACGCCGTCAATTCCGGTACCACCTTTCGCCTGCTGGCCGGGGTCCTGGCCGGCAGCCCCTTTTTCTCGGTCCTTACCGGGGACGCCTCACTACGCCGGAGGCCCATGGCGCGCATTGTCCGGCCGCTGTCCGAAATGGGGGCCGCCATCCACGGACGGCAGAACGACCGTCTTCCCCCGTTAGCCATCCGCGGCGGGAGGCTTCAGGGCATCGACCACACCCTGCCCGTGGCCTCGGCCCAGGTCAAATCGGCCATCCTGCTGGCCGGGCTGTTCGCCCACGGGACCACCTCGGTCACCGAGCCCGCACCCTCCCGTGACCATACGGAGCGCATGCTGGCCGGCTTCGGCGCCGACATCCAAAAGGAGGGCCTGACGACGGTCATCCGCCCGGGTCCGTCCCTTTCGGGGCGTGAGATCAAAGTGCCCGGAGATATCTCTTCGGCAGCCTTCTGGCTGGTGGCCGCTACCCTTGTGCCCGAAAGCGACATTCTCATTCGCGAAGTCGGCATCAACCCTACACGGGACGGAATCATCAAGGTCCTGCAGCGGATGGGCGCCAATCTTGAGGTCATCCCCCGGGACCCGGCCGCGAGTGAGCCGGTGGCCGACCTTCACGTCACCAGCGCCCGCCTGCGCGGGGTGGAAATCGGCGGGGACTTGATCCCGAGCCTGATTGACGAGATCCCCGTGCTCGCCCTGGCCGCCGCCCTGGCCAAGGGGCGCACCGTGATCCGCGGCGCCGCCGAACTGAAGGTCAAGGAATCAAACCGCCTGGCCACCACCGCCGCCGAACTGCGCCGTTTCGGGGCACGGGTCGAAGAGCGCCCGGACGGCCTGGTGATCGAGGGCGTGCCACAGCTTCATGGTGCCGCGGCCCGGAGCCATGGTGACCATCGTATCGCCATGACCGTTCTTATCGCCGGTCTTGCCGCCAGGGGCACCACTACACTTGATGACGCAGCCTGTATCGATGTGTCTTTCCCCGGTTTTACGGGGCTTTTGAAAACGGTTGCCGCGCAAAATTCTCTCTAG
- a CDS encoding prephenate dehydrogenase, whose protein sequence is MFERVAIIGVGLIGGSLGMALLDRRLARSVVGIGRSEENLRLALTLQAVTEYTTDPAAGVRGADLIVLATPVGAILPTLERIASHLAPGATVTDVGSTKEQIVARAETVIPSACAFVGGHPMAGAETAGVRHADRYLFEGAFWVLTPTPRTLPQALECLRRMAARLGSRVIELAPAEHDLMVAAVSHLPHIVAAALANTVGDMADGDRALSLAAGGFRDTTRIAASSPEMWRDIFASNRDKVLQMLWFFRHQIEQAETILRAGDDGALTAWLAAARATRRAVPARVKGYLYDLHDLTVTVPDRPGAIASVTAALAAEGINLCDLEILRVREGEAGTVRLAFASIADRDHAAAVLSRNGIPVRVK, encoded by the coding sequence ATGTTTGAGCGAGTCGCGATCATCGGGGTCGGCCTTATCGGCGGCTCACTGGGCATGGCTCTACTGGACCGCCGTCTGGCCCGCTCGGTGGTCGGTATCGGCCGCAGCGAAGAGAACCTGCGGCTGGCCCTCACCCTGCAGGCCGTGACGGAATACACCACCGACCCTGCCGCCGGGGTTCGCGGAGCCGACCTCATCGTCCTAGCCACCCCGGTTGGGGCGATTCTTCCCACCCTGGAGCGGATCGCATCCCACCTGGCCCCGGGGGCTACGGTGACCGACGTCGGCAGCACCAAAGAACAGATCGTCGCCAGGGCCGAGACCGTGATCCCTTCGGCCTGCGCTTTCGTCGGCGGGCACCCTATGGCCGGAGCCGAGACGGCGGGGGTGCGGCACGCCGACCGCTACCTGTTTGAGGGTGCTTTCTGGGTTCTGACGCCGACACCGCGCACCTTGCCGCAGGCACTTGAGTGCCTGCGCCGAATGGCCGCCCGGCTCGGCTCCCGCGTCATCGAACTGGCGCCGGCCGAGCACGACCTGATGGTGGCCGCCGTCAGCCACCTGCCGCACATCGTCGCCGCCGCCCTGGCCAATACCGTGGGAGACATGGCGGACGGCGACCGGGCCCTTTCCCTGGCCGCCGGCGGCTTCCGGGACACCACGCGGATCGCCGCTTCGAGCCCCGAGATGTGGCGCGATATCTTCGCCAGCAACAGGGACAAGGTTCTCCAGATGCTGTGGTTTTTCCGCCACCAGATCGAGCAGGCCGAAACCATCCTGCGTGCCGGGGACGACGGGGCCCTGACCGCATGGCTGGCCGCGGCGCGTGCGACCCGCCGGGCCGTGCCGGCCCGGGTCAAGGGGTATCTTTACGATCTGCACGATTTGACGGTTACCGTTCCCGACCGGCCGGGGGCCATCGCCTCCGTGACGGCCGCCTTGGCGGCCGAGGGCATCAACCTCTGCGACCTGGAGATCCTGCGCGTACGCGAGGGCGAGGCCGGCACGGTGCGCCTGGCCTTTGCCAGCATCGCGGACCGCGACCATGCGGCCGCCGTCCTCAGCCGCAACGGCATTCCGGTGCGGGTGAAATGA
- the aroF gene encoding 3-deoxy-7-phosphoheptulonate synthase yields the protein MVIIMSHGATDAQIENVVHHLEAAGFRIHLSRGVERTIIGAIGDKTRLSEIALEALPGVDGVVPILQPYKLASRIMKEGGTVIRVGDIEIGGKTVQVMAGPCAVESRKQLLTAASYVRAAGATILRGGAYKPRTSPYSFQGLGEEGLKILAEARERYGLKIITEVMDIRTLDAVAQYADIIQIGTRNMQNFNLLRELGDIPKPVLLKRGLSATIEEWLMAAEYILASGNENVILCERGIRTFETYTRNTLDLTAIPVVKNLSHLPVIVDPSHGIGKWKYVIPMARAAVAAGADGLLVEVHPNPAEALCDGAQSLTPENFAAMMQEVRRVAEALGRKVPPAQPPSA from the coding sequence ATGGTCATCATTATGAGTCATGGCGCCACTGACGCGCAAATTGAGAACGTCGTACACCACCTGGAGGCGGCCGGTTTCCGTATTCATCTGTCGAGAGGCGTCGAGCGGACCATCATCGGCGCTATCGGGGACAAGACCCGCCTTTCGGAGATCGCCCTTGAGGCCCTCCCGGGTGTTGACGGCGTGGTGCCGATCCTTCAACCCTATAAGTTGGCCAGCCGCATTATGAAAGAGGGAGGAACGGTGATTCGTGTCGGTGACATCGAGATCGGCGGGAAAACGGTCCAGGTTATGGCCGGCCCCTGTGCGGTCGAAAGCCGGAAGCAACTCCTGACCGCCGCCTCCTACGTACGGGCGGCGGGAGCGACCATCCTTCGCGGCGGGGCCTACAAGCCTCGGACTTCGCCCTATTCCTTCCAGGGACTGGGCGAGGAGGGTCTGAAAATCCTCGCCGAGGCTCGTGAGCGTTACGGCTTGAAGATCATCACCGAGGTTATGGACATCCGTACGCTGGATGCGGTGGCACAGTACGCCGACATCATCCAGATCGGCACGCGGAACATGCAGAACTTCAACCTGCTGCGCGAACTCGGTGACATCCCCAAGCCGGTGCTCTTAAAGCGAGGTCTGTCGGCGACGATCGAGGAGTGGCTTATGGCGGCCGAGTACATCCTGGCCTCCGGCAACGAGAACGTCATCCTTTGCGAGCGGGGCATCCGCACCTTTGAGACGTACACCCGCAACACCCTTGACCTTACCGCCATTCCCGTGGTGAAAAACCTGTCGCACCTGCCCGTAATCGTCGACCCGAGCCATGGGATAGGCAAGTGGAAGTACGTCATCCCCATGGCCCGGGCCGCCGTGGCCGCCGGCGCGGACGGTCTGCTCGTCGAGGTCCATCCCAACCCGGCCGAGGCCCTGTGTGACGGCGCCCAGTCCCTTACGCCGGAAAACTTCGCCGCCATGATGCAAGAGGTGCGCCGGGTGGCCGAGGCCCTGGGGCGCAAGGTACCGCCGGCCCAGCCGCCGAGCGCCTGA